One window of Alkaliphilus metalliredigens QYMF genomic DNA carries:
- a CDS encoding transposase, whose amino-acid sequence MNTSDIHLLLKEGKEPLEQIMRRISGSYVYWYNKKYERVGTLFQDRFKSEPVETESYFLTVIRYIHQNPIKAGIIRNIKDYRWSSYREYSVTPKIIDKEYVLKIFAKDNDIAIELFIKFNKKNNNDECLEIKEKKKNISDDELRQIIKNQFKVEAWTLQNESKEKKEINFIVDKTFYTLYNHI is encoded by the coding sequence TTGAACACTAGTGACATACATCTATTGTTAAAAGAAGGAAAAGAACCATTAGAACAAATAATGAGACGTATAAGTGGAAGCTATGTATATTGGTATAACAAGAAGTATGAACGGGTAGGAACTTTATTTCAAGATCGATTTAAAAGTGAACCCGTAGAGACAGAATCATATTTTTTGACGGTTATAAGATACATTCATCAAAATCCTATAAAAGCAGGAATTATAAGAAATATAAAAGACTATAGATGGAGTAGTTATAGGGAATATTCAGTAACCCCCAAAATAATAGATAAGGAATATGTACTTAAAATATTTGCTAAAGACAATGATATAGCTATTGAATTATTTATTAAATTTAACAAAAAGAATAATAATGATGAGTGCTTAGAAATCAAGGAAAAAAAGAAGAATATATCAGATGATGAATTAAGGCAGATAATAAAAAATCAATTTAAGGTAGAAGCATGGACGTTACAAAATGAATCAAAAGAAAAGAAGGAAATTAATTTTATTGTTGACAAAACATTTTATACACTATATAATCATATCTAA
- a CDS encoding helix-turn-helix domain-containing protein, translated as MKKKYIVKLTNEEHQELTDIISKGKSPAYKIKHANILLKANTDGPNWIDRQIAEAFNCHSNTITNVKKRFVEEGLDSALDRKKRDPSTLPRKFDGVDQAKIIALACSTPLADHSHWTLRLLANKVVELNIVDSISHQTVSRILKKMT; from the coding sequence ATGAAAAAGAAATATATCGTAAAACTGACCAATGAAGAACATCAAGAACTAACAGATATAATAAGTAAAGGTAAATCACCGGCATATAAAATCAAACATGCAAACATTCTTCTCAAGGCCAATACAGACGGACCAAACTGGATTGATAGACAAATTGCAGAAGCGTTTAATTGCCATAGCAATACGATAACAAATGTCAAAAAACGCTTCGTAGAAGAAGGTCTTGATAGTGCTCTTGACCGAAAAAAGAGAGATCCTTCTACTTTGCCTAGAAAATTTGATGGTGTAGATCAAGCTAAAATAATAGCTCTTGCCTGCAGCACACCACTGGCTGATCATTCTCACTGGACATTGAGGTTACTCGCTAATAAAGTTGTTGAATTAAATATAGTTGATTCTATTTCACATCAAACAGTTTCCAGGATTCTAAAAAAAATGACTTGA